The following are from one region of the Ruficoccus sp. ZRK36 genome:
- a CDS encoding DUF481 domain-containing protein, with the protein MNFAKALLLAGAVLIGTPTVHAQWGEDMGLGFASGESLNVSVPTVRKRYSSDGQDWVTLVTGEKIMGKIISMDGGTLIISSKLLGTVSISWDQVVEIQSEKPIVTKLEDKQTYEGTVQLNDKVVQITAPDGQVKTVPKDEVVELGSAHKSELDNWSFSLGVGIDYETGNTEETEYSAFVDIKRETELTRFIIYYMGNYTITNNEVTQNDQLVTSAFDYFLSEKFFVRPAFLQYYRNPFQNIDFQGTIGAGVGYQFFRTSKLGLNVVAGPAYQATYYETVPTGASKSIHGIAAFVEANLHYQILSDLRLESYNQLFITNKNAGLVNGNFTTTLSYSMTNLLDLIWSLQWEYLAYPQVDSSGNTPKSTDITLTMGIGISY; encoded by the coding sequence GTGAATTTCGCTAAGGCCCTATTACTGGCAGGAGCCGTACTGATCGGCACTCCGACTGTGCATGCGCAGTGGGGGGAGGATATGGGCCTGGGGTTTGCCAGTGGCGAGTCGCTCAATGTGAGCGTCCCTACCGTGCGCAAGCGCTACTCCTCGGATGGCCAGGACTGGGTCACACTCGTCACGGGCGAGAAGATCATGGGCAAGATCATCAGCATGGATGGGGGCACCCTGATCATATCCAGTAAGTTGCTGGGGACGGTTTCCATTTCATGGGATCAGGTCGTCGAGATCCAGAGCGAGAAGCCCATTGTGACCAAGCTGGAGGACAAGCAGACCTATGAGGGGACGGTTCAGCTCAATGACAAGGTGGTCCAGATCACTGCTCCGGACGGTCAGGTAAAAACCGTCCCTAAGGACGAGGTGGTCGAGCTGGGCTCCGCCCATAAAAGCGAACTCGATAACTGGTCCTTCAGCCTCGGGGTCGGTATCGACTACGAGACCGGTAATACGGAGGAGACCGAGTACAGCGCCTTTGTCGACATCAAGCGTGAGACCGAGCTGACACGCTTTATCATCTACTACATGGGTAACTATACCATCACGAACAACGAGGTTACCCAGAACGACCAACTCGTCACCAGCGCGTTCGACTACTTCCTCTCGGAGAAGTTCTTTGTGCGCCCGGCCTTTCTCCAGTATTACCGCAACCCCTTTCAGAACATAGACTTCCAGGGGACGATCGGGGCCGGTGTGGGCTACCAGTTCTTCCGGACTTCGAAGCTCGGCCTGAACGTCGTGGCCGGCCCCGCCTACCAGGCGACCTATTACGAGACCGTCCCGACCGGGGCCTCGAAGTCGATTCACGGAATTGCCGCCTTTGTCGAGGCCAACCTGCACTACCAGATCCTGTCGGACCTGCGTCTGGAGAGCTATAACCAGCTCTTTATCACGAACAAAAATGCAGGCCTCGTGAACGGTAACTTTACCACCACGCTCTCGTACTCGATGACGAATCTGCTCGACCTCATCTGGTCCCTGCAGTGGGAGTACCTGGCCTATCCGCAGGTGGACTCCAGCGGCAACACCCCTAAGTCGACCGACATCACGCTGACGATGGGC
- the thrC gene encoding threonine synthase, with protein sequence MEYVSTRGQSEAVSFTQAVAAGLAPDGGLYLPRELPDLSGKLAEWEGLDYPALCYEFLKVFATDMDESVLRRLVDDSYTRFTDPKIAPLVALSDDLYVLELFHGPTLAFKDFALQLVGNLYEEQIRESGEHINVLGATSGDTGSAAIHGLLGKDGVNIFILYPDGRISPLQERQMTTTGAANVFPIAISGSFDDAQLIVKELFGNLDLKRQYRLSAINSINLARILAQCVYYFYAYFQLPPERREAVEFIVPTGNFGNILAGWLAKRMGLPAASFRVATNQNDILYRLFTTGQYQVDEVVPSLAPSMDIQVASNFERFLYYLEGRDPAKVREVMSAFKDNGRHSFEQFDPDVFTASHTTDAGIREIIADVYKKYNYVVDPHTACGFVERDPAKTAVVLSTAHPAKFPDTITEAIGVESTSPALEELKSKEIVKHLLPADIDAVRAFIEEHAQL encoded by the coding sequence ATGGAATACGTCAGTACGCGCGGGCAGAGCGAAGCGGTAAGTTTCACGCAGGCGGTTGCGGCCGGATTGGCCCCGGACGGCGGGCTGTACCTGCCCAGGGAGCTGCCCGACCTCTCGGGTAAGCTGGCCGAGTGGGAAGGCCTGGACTACCCGGCGCTGTGCTACGAGTTCCTCAAGGTTTTCGCTACGGACATGGACGAGTCCGTCCTGCGCCGTCTGGTCGATGATTCCTACACCCGCTTTACCGACCCGAAGATCGCGCCGCTGGTCGCGCTCAGCGACGACCTTTACGTGTTGGAGCTGTTCCACGGCCCCACGCTGGCCTTCAAGGACTTTGCGCTGCAACTGGTGGGCAACCTCTACGAGGAGCAGATCCGGGAGAGCGGCGAGCACATTAACGTCCTCGGTGCTACCTCCGGCGATACCGGCTCGGCGGCCATTCACGGCCTGCTCGGTAAGGACGGGGTCAACATCTTCATCCTGTACCCGGACGGGCGCATCTCCCCGCTGCAGGAGCGCCAGATGACGACCACCGGCGCTGCCAATGTTTTCCCCATTGCCATCTCGGGCAGCTTCGATGACGCGCAGTTGATCGTCAAAGAGCTCTTCGGTAATCTCGACCTGAAGCGCCAGTATCGTCTCTCGGCCATCAACTCGATCAACCTGGCCCGCATTCTGGCGCAGTGCGTTTACTACTTCTACGCCTACTTCCAGCTCCCGCCGGAGCGCCGCGAGGCGGTCGAGTTCATCGTGCCCACCGGTAACTTTGGTAACATCCTGGCCGGGTGGCTGGCCAAGCGTATGGGCCTGCCGGCGGCATCCTTCCGGGTGGCGACGAACCAGAACGACATCCTCTACCGGCTCTTTACCACCGGTCAGTATCAGGTCGATGAAGTCGTTCCCAGCCTGGCTCCCTCGATGGACATTCAGGTGGCTTCAAACTTCGAGCGCTTCCTGTACTATCTGGAGGGGCGCGACCCGGCCAAGGTCCGCGAGGTTATGAGCGCCTTCAAGGACAACGGGCGGCACAGCTTCGAGCAGTTTGACCCCGACGTCTTTACCGCCTCGCATACCACGGATGCGGGCATCCGCGAGATCATCGCCGATGTCTACAAGAAGTACAACTACGTGGTCGATCCGCACACGGCCTGCGGCTTTGTCGAGCGTGATCCGGCCAAGACCGCCGTGGTCCTCTCGACGGCACACCCGGCCAAGTTCCCCGATACGATCACTGAAGCCATCGGGGTGGAGTCGACCTCGCCCGCGCTGGAAGAGCTCAAGTCGAAGGAAATCGTTAAGCACCTCCTCCCGGCGGACATTGATGCGGTGCGCGCATTTATCGAGGAGCACGCCCAACTTTAG
- a CDS encoding aspartate kinase, protein MALIVQKYGGTSVKDVDRIRNVAQRIKKTVDEGHQVAVVVSARGGVTNELVSRAKELNPRPDDREMDMLLACGEQETIALTAMALHSLGVPAVSRLGYQAGFHTDDAHTRARIRDITGGDIPDRLSEGKVVIVAGFQGKTEEGEITTLGRGGSDLSAVALAAGLKADVCQIYTDVEGVYTADPRVVPNARKIQEISYEEMLELASMGSKVMQARAVEFSQKHNVIFEVRSSFNHNPGTIVKAEVPSMEDVVVSGVALDQNQAKIAVSDLPDLPGTAAKVFQALGNANVMVDMIVQNIGRGGAANLTFTVSKDDVPRAVEAVENSLAAMGGGTVNYVGDIAKVSVVGVGMRSHAGVAATLFSILAEHEVNIQMITTSEIRISVAIALEDAVKACQAVHDGFGLDKQPD, encoded by the coding sequence ATGGCCCTGATTGTACAGAAATACGGTGGCACGTCGGTGAAGGATGTTGATCGCATCCGGAACGTTGCCCAGCGCATCAAGAAGACGGTGGACGAAGGTCACCAGGTCGCAGTGGTGGTATCCGCCCGCGGCGGTGTGACTAACGAGCTCGTCTCGCGCGCCAAGGAGCTAAATCCGCGCCCCGATGACCGGGAGATGGACATGCTCCTGGCCTGCGGTGAGCAGGAAACCATCGCGCTGACCGCGATGGCTCTGCATTCGCTGGGGGTTCCGGCGGTTTCACGTCTGGGCTATCAGGCTGGTTTCCACACCGACGACGCGCACACCCGCGCCCGCATCCGTGACATCACCGGCGGGGACATCCCCGACCGCCTCTCCGAGGGCAAGGTCGTGATCGTGGCCGGTTTCCAGGGTAAGACCGAAGAGGGCGAGATCACCACGCTTGGCCGTGGGGGCAGCGACCTGTCCGCCGTGGCGCTGGCTGCTGGCCTGAAGGCCGATGTCTGCCAGATCTACACCGATGTGGAGGGTGTCTACACCGCCGACCCGCGTGTGGTCCCCAATGCCCGCAAAATTCAGGAAATTTCCTACGAGGAGATGCTCGAGCTGGCCTCTATGGGCAGCAAGGTCATGCAGGCCCGTGCGGTCGAGTTCTCCCAAAAGCACAACGTCATTTTTGAAGTCCGCAGCAGTTTTAACCACAACCCCGGAACCATTGTGAAAGCCGAAGTCCCTTCCATGGAAGATGTCGTCGTGAGCGGCGTCGCTCTCGACCAGAACCAGGCGAAGATCGCCGTCTCCGACCTGCCTGACCTGCCCGGCACCGCCGCCAAGGTCTTTCAGGCCCTCGGCAATGCCAACGTCATGGTGGACATGATTGTGCAGAACATCGGCCGCGGGGGCGCTGCCAACCTGACCTTTACCGTGAGCAAGGACGATGTGCCGCGCGCGGTTGAGGCGGTGGAGAACTCGCTCGCCGCGATGGGCGGGGGCACCGTCAACTACGTGGGTGACATCGCCAAGGTCTCCGTCGTCGGGGTGGGGATGCGCAGCCACGCCGGTGTGGCCGCCACGCTCTTCAGCATCCTGGCCGAGCATGAGGTCAACATCCAGATGATCACCACCTCGGAGATCCGTATCTCGGTCGCCATCGCGCTTGAGGATGCGGTCAAGGCCTGTCAGGCTGTCCACGACGGTTTCGGGCTGGATAAGCAGCCCGACTAA
- a CDS encoding homoserine dehydrogenase, protein MEQKKQSKQVIRIGLLGFGTVGQGVWKHLHADASELERRLGVKLDLVRAAVSDLKKKRGVKIPASKITDDPYAVVDDPSIDIVCELIGGTKLARTLTLRALKAGKIVVSANKALICKHGQEIFSAALRNGTHYFFEASVAGGIPIIKTLREGLVANRFPLIFGILNGTSNYILTRMEREGLSFPAILDDARALGYVEADESLDLDGWDAAHKAVILAYLAHGRWVKPSEMLVEGIRGITQYDIAYARELGYKIKLLAVITRDFSTNCLSVRLHPALISRREMMASVDEVYNGVSLTGDVVGTTLLVGRGAGQDATSSAVISDIADAVYALQGWPAPRICEEDEHVYADLHDGVELAGPESICSAYYLRLRVKDKPGVLAKVTDLLSREGVSIATMTQHQEPEEGTATLLFTTHKSNEKVMAATLKRLKRLGSVLETPFLLRIFQA, encoded by the coding sequence GTGGAACAGAAAAAACAGAGCAAACAGGTCATTCGTATCGGACTGCTGGGCTTCGGCACAGTGGGGCAGGGCGTGTGGAAACACCTCCATGCGGATGCTTCCGAGCTGGAGCGCCGCCTGGGCGTTAAACTCGATCTGGTTCGGGCTGCGGTCTCGGACCTGAAGAAAAAGCGCGGCGTCAAGATCCCCGCTTCCAAGATCACGGATGACCCCTACGCGGTTGTTGACGATCCCTCGATCGACATCGTGTGCGAGCTGATCGGTGGCACCAAGCTGGCCCGTACGCTTACGCTGCGCGCGCTCAAGGCCGGTAAGATCGTCGTATCTGCGAACAAGGCTCTCATCTGCAAGCATGGGCAGGAGATTTTCTCCGCCGCCCTGCGAAACGGCACCCATTACTTTTTCGAAGCCAGCGTGGCCGGGGGCATCCCCATCATCAAGACCCTGCGCGAAGGTCTGGTCGCCAACCGCTTTCCGCTCATTTTCGGTATCCTCAACGGCACTTCGAACTACATCCTGACCCGGATGGAGCGCGAGGGGCTGAGCTTCCCCGCCATCCTCGACGACGCGCGCGCTCTCGGCTATGTCGAGGCGGACGAGTCGCTCGACCTCGACGGTTGGGATGCTGCCCACAAGGCGGTGATCCTCGCTTACCTGGCGCACGGTCGCTGGGTCAAGCCGTCGGAAATGCTCGTCGAGGGCATCCGCGGCATCACCCAGTACGATATCGCCTACGCCCGCGAGCTGGGCTACAAGATCAAGCTGCTGGCCGTCATCACCCGTGACTTTTCCACCAACTGCCTGAGCGTGCGTCTGCACCCGGCCCTGATCTCGCGCCGCGAGATGATGGCCAGTGTGGACGAGGTTTACAACGGCGTCAGCCTGACCGGTGATGTCGTCGGCACCACGCTGCTGGTGGGCCGTGGGGCAGGGCAGGACGCCACCTCCAGCGCCGTTATCAGTGACATCGCGGATGCCGTTTACGCCCTGCAGGGCTGGCCCGCGCCGCGCATCTGCGAGGAGGACGAGCACGTCTACGCCGATCTGCACGACGGTGTCGAGCTGGCCGGTCCCGAGTCCATCTGCTCGGCCTACTACCTGCGCCTGCGGGTCAAGGACAAGCCCGGTGTCCTGGCCAAGGTGACCGATTTGCTTTCGCGTGAAGGCGTGTCCATCGCTACCATGACCCAGCATCAGGAGCCTGAGGAGGGCACCGCGACGCTGCTTTTCACGACCCATAAGTCGAACGAAAAGGTCATGGCTGCTACCCTCAAGCGCCTCAAGCGCCTCGGCTCCGTCCTCGAAACGCCCTTCCTGCTGCGCATCTTCCAGGCCTAG